Proteins encoded together in one Aminipila butyrica window:
- the larB gene encoding nickel pincer cofactor biosynthesis protein LarB, with protein sequence MDAREILLQVQKGQVSVEEAEQYFRRQPFEEMGFAKLDTHRKIRSGFAEVIFCSGKSDAHLLDIFGRLYESDGEVFGTRATPSQYEIIREKYPQTQYDSLSRIIKIEKPDKKRIGKIAVCTAGTADIPVAEEAAQTAEYFGSYVERIYDVGVCGIHRLLSRIETIQTANCIVAVAGMEGALASVMAGLVDKPIIGVPTSVGYGASMNGLSALLTMINSCANGISVVNIDNGYGAGYVSTQINRLVAGK encoded by the coding sequence ATGGACGCAAGAGAAATCTTATTGCAGGTACAAAAAGGGCAGGTTTCGGTAGAGGAAGCCGAGCAGTATTTCAGAAGACAGCCTTTTGAAGAAATGGGTTTTGCCAAGCTGGACACCCACCGGAAGATTCGTTCGGGCTTTGCGGAGGTGATTTTTTGCAGCGGCAAGAGCGATGCACACCTGCTAGACATCTTTGGACGGCTGTATGAGTCCGATGGGGAAGTCTTCGGTACCAGAGCTACCCCGTCTCAGTACGAGATCATTCGCGAAAAATATCCTCAGACCCAGTATGATAGCCTGTCCCGAATCATTAAAATTGAAAAGCCGGACAAAAAGCGGATTGGTAAGATTGCCGTCTGCACTGCCGGAACGGCAGACATTCCTGTAGCGGAAGAAGCCGCTCAGACCGCTGAATATTTCGGAAGCTACGTAGAGCGGATTTACGATGTAGGGGTCTGTGGTATCCATCGGCTTCTATCTCGGATTGAAACCATTCAGACGGCTAACTGTATTGTTGCGGTGGCGGGGATGGAAGGGGCTTTGGCCAGCGTTATGGCCGGATTGGTGGACAAGCCGATCATCGGCGTACCGACCTCTGTAGGCTACGGAGCCAGCATGAATGGATTGTCGGCGCTGCTGACCATGATTAACTCTTGTGCGAATGGCATCTCGGTCGTAAACATTGATAACGGATATGGAGCAGGCTATGTGTCCACCCAGATTAACCGGCTGGTAGCAGGGAAGTAA